CTCAGCACTGACAGGGCCTCCTATTCAAACAGCTCACAGATCTGTTCAGAGATGGGCGCCCATCTTGCCACCTTGACCACCAAAGAACAGCATGTAAgttcttttctgtgtgtggggAGACATTTGTTAATTCAGAGTATTAACTAAAAATTTGGATGcaatacatttttaggatgcTGTGACAATAGAATCCAGTAGAATCGGAGGCTCATTATACTACTTCATCGGACTGAACGACATTGAGAAGGAAGGAGAGTGGAGATGGGAGGACAAAAAACCACTTGAAATTCCGTATGTATGAAGCAACTaatatactactactaatataCTAATAATATGCTCTAAGTACTTTAAAAACTGTCcatacacaaaaaatactaaaattcaGAAGTTCAATAAGTAAAAATTTTGTGTAGCTGCAACACAATTCAACAGTATAATATAATGTAGCACTGACAGAGGCCATGCTGCCGGCACAAGAACGTTTACTTTTGAActtcaagtacattttgctgataatacatAAACAGTATTTCAGTAAAATGTCGAATGTAggactttcactttttaatgtgctttgctacttttacttaaagatttccatgtcttttttgaTTATAAAGCAGGAATCATGACTATCTAAGTATcgtgaaagtatcaaaacactcaATCCACAGAGGAATGCATACAGTTTGTATTCAGAAACTGCCTTTAACCGAGCCATTAAGACatctgtgaagttgtgatgtcccAAGTGTACCATATAAAGGTAGAAACTGCAGCTGAAGTGCCGTTAAATCTGTGAAATACGTCTTCCAGTAAAGAATCTGAATGCTTCTTTCAACAAATGTACATAGTGTAGTCCAGCAAATACAATTGTTCCATCTGAAATGTTGTGacgcaaaaaaaaagcagtagcAGTACTTGATTAAATGcagatatatactgtatgttccaccacttttacaaacacaaaatatctcaatatcttTGTTGCATATTTAAATCTAGCCTGCCTAGCCTAGGTTTaaatatgtgtctgtgtttgacaaATCAAACATCGGCTCTAGATCGGACCATTCAGTTTTTTGCATTGACCACCTACACGCTTATCACATTTATCACatgagagaagtttcagctggttgtaatctgcaacctcacagaTAGATGCCACTACATCTTACATACAAGACCTTTAAGGGTCATCATCAGTAGGAAAGTTGATattgtgagagacagagaaaattCCCTCTCATGAATAAACATCAGAAAAGAGACATGGCTGGTTAACATCAGTCATTACCCTTGAAAACTGCTACATAATCCACATCCCCCCAATGAAGCTATTATAATAGTTTCAGTTTATTAGATACATCAGGATAAAACAATGAACATCAAACACTGCTTTCTTCTGTCTCCCCACTGTGTAGATTTTGGAGCACAGACTACCTTGTACAGCCTGACAACTACCTGTGGGgtgagacagaaggagaggacTGTGCGGTGGTGGACGCTCTCCTCCAAACCTGGTACGATGTTCCCTGTCACTTCACGTATCGTCGAATCTGTCAGAAGGCGGCTCTCCCGGTCAAATGAGCCTGACACACCACTGCGGGACCACCAGTCACATGTGGAAAATATTGATACTTTATTGgaat
Above is a genomic segment from Plectropomus leopardus isolate mb unplaced genomic scaffold, YSFRI_Pleo_2.0 unplaced_scaffold4798, whole genome shotgun sequence containing:
- the LOC121939416 gene encoding C-type lectin domain family 4 member D-like gives rise to the protein MIKIEVCIRGNVVLCVLIGLLIGGTSQAEDSLEAQGPVVQQEPDAAFLKLRLDLLENRYRRLCHQYATLAYKCSASDDLSALSCSACPDGWLHVEDQCFHLSTDRASYSNSSQICSEMGAHLATLTTKEQHDAVTIESSRIGGSLYYFIGLNDIEKEGEWRWEDKKPLEIPFWSTDYLVQPDNYLWGETEGEDCAVVDALLQTWYDVPCHFTYRRICQKAALPVK